One region of Culex pipiens pallens isolate TS chromosome 2, TS_CPP_V2, whole genome shotgun sequence genomic DNA includes:
- the LOC128093123 gene encoding uncharacterized protein LOC128093123, whose product MKKCLVFFTKLMVCSFAPEDGIFTRDGLADSKPPLLDNTSLAPIKTATFGKPRKICHQLDNRIRNRRIGSTGNSQIVGPRARTRSERRSSAVETTLQGTSPLHLIQ is encoded by the exons atgaaaaagtgccttgttttttttacaaaattgatg GTTTGCTCGTTTGCCCCAGAAGATGGAATATTCACTAGGGACGGCTTGGCAGACTCGAAGCCGCCGCTGCTAGATAACACGTCTCTAGCACCGATCAAAACGGCCACCTTTGGCAAACCAAGGAAGATCTGCCACCAGCTAGATAACCGGATCAGGAATCGGAGAATCGGAAG CACAGGAAATTCCCAAATAGTTGGCCCTCGAGCCAGAACGCGGTCGGAGCGGAGATCATCTGCCGTCGAAACTACTCTCCAAGGCACATCGCCGTTGCACCTTATCCAATGA